The following are encoded together in the Pedobacter sp. D749 genome:
- a CDS encoding ABC transporter ATPase yields the protein MSFSPQSRVWIYQSDRKFTSTEETEILNKLAAFTNQWKAHGNELLAKAEIRYGFFIILTVDESQAGVTGCSIDSSVRLIKEIEQEYHVDLFNRFNIAYKVNGEVVVNSKEDFETLVNIKQVTSETTVFNNMVQNLAELESKWEVPFQNSWHSSVFAHLL from the coding sequence ATGAGTTTTTCTCCACAATCAAGAGTTTGGATATACCAAAGCGATCGCAAATTTACTTCTACTGAAGAAACTGAGATCTTAAACAAATTGGCAGCTTTTACTAACCAGTGGAAAGCGCATGGAAATGAATTGCTTGCAAAAGCAGAAATACGCTATGGCTTTTTTATTATCTTAACAGTAGATGAAAGTCAAGCTGGTGTTACCGGTTGCTCTATTGATAGCTCTGTTCGTTTAATTAAAGAAATTGAGCAGGAGTATCATGTAGACCTTTTTAACCGTTTCAACATTGCCTATAAAGTAAATGGAGAAGTTGTGGTTAACAGCAAAGAAGATTTTGAAACTCTGGTAAATATAAAGCAGGTAACGTCAGAAACGACTGTATTTAACAATATGGTTCAAAACCTGGCTGAGCTTGAATCTAAATGGGAAGTTCCTTTTCAAAACAGCTGGCATTCTTCCGTTTTTGCACATTTACTTTAA
- a CDS encoding (Fe-S)-binding protein, translated as MVAQILFLVLTLAAIALFTVNLRKIIRNIRLGKPVDRKDQPQKRLMTMLRVAFGQSKMVVRPIPAFLHFFVYIGFVIINIEVLEIMIDGLFGTHRIFNGLGGLYNFLIGSFEILAFTVWVSCAIFLVRRNILKIKRFSGVEMKSWPKSDANYILITEILLMSAFLLMNAADAKLQLLGASHYINAGAFPVSQYLMNILPSTEHALVIVERSCWWFHIIGILAFLNYLPYSKHFHILFAFPNTYFSNLEPKGEFTNMASVTNEVKAMLDPSFVPAETEPGKFGAKDATDLSWVNLMNAYTCTECGRCTSVCPANITGKLLSPRKIMMDTRDRITEVGQNIDKHGAEHQDGKSLLDDYISREEIWACTSCNACVEACPVNIDPLQIIMELRRFAVMEESQAPGSINAMLGNIENNQAPWKYSPADRFNWAQES; from the coding sequence ATGGTAGCACAGATCCTTTTTCTAGTACTTACACTTGCAGCAATTGCGCTGTTTACAGTTAACCTGCGTAAAATAATTCGCAACATCCGTTTAGGCAAACCGGTAGATCGAAAAGATCAGCCGCAAAAAAGATTAATGACGATGCTTCGGGTGGCTTTTGGGCAATCTAAAATGGTTGTTCGTCCTATCCCTGCCTTCCTTCACTTTTTTGTTTACATCGGCTTCGTTATTATCAATATCGAAGTATTGGAGATCATGATCGATGGTTTATTCGGCACACACCGTATTTTTAATGGTTTGGGTGGTTTATATAACTTTCTGATCGGTTCTTTTGAAATCCTGGCTTTTACCGTTTGGGTATCCTGTGCTATTTTCTTGGTCCGCAGAAACATTCTCAAAATTAAACGCTTTAGTGGCGTAGAGATGAAAAGCTGGCCCAAATCAGATGCCAATTACATTCTCATCACCGAGATTTTATTAATGAGTGCCTTCTTGTTAATGAATGCAGCCGATGCAAAATTACAGCTGTTGGGTGCCAGCCATTATATTAATGCGGGGGCATTTCCGGTAAGCCAATATTTAATGAATATCCTGCCTTCAACAGAACATGCATTGGTTATTGTTGAGCGCAGCTGCTGGTGGTTCCACATTATAGGTATTCTGGCTTTTTTAAATTACCTGCCTTATTCAAAACATTTCCATATTCTTTTCGCCTTTCCAAACACCTACTTTTCTAATCTGGAGCCTAAAGGCGAATTTACCAATATGGCCTCGGTTACCAATGAGGTAAAAGCAATGCTCGACCCTTCTTTTGTTCCGGCAGAAACCGAACCTGGTAAATTTGGCGCAAAAGATGCAACCGACTTAAGCTGGGTAAACCTGATGAATGCCTATACCTGTACCGAATGCGGAAGATGTACTTCTGTATGCCCGGCAAATATTACAGGTAAACTTTTATCGCCACGGAAAATTATGATGGACACCCGCGACCGCATTACCGAAGTGGGCCAGAATATTGATAAACATGGTGCAGAACATCAGGATGGAAAATCATTACTGGACGATTACATCAGCAGAGAAGAGATCTGGGCCTGTACCAGCTGTAACGCCTGCGTAGAGGCGTGTCCGGTAAACATTGATCCATTACAGATTATTATGGAACTCCGCCGTTTTGCGGTGATGGAAGAATCACAGGCACCAGGAAGCATTAATGCAATGTTGGGCAATATTGAGAATAACCAGGCACCATGGAAATACTCTCCAGCCGATCGTTTTAACTGGGCACAAGAAAGTTAG
- a CDS encoding YciI family protein, protein MVDLKYIVPLGELDAHMEAHVQYLKKYYKKNIFVASGRKVPRTGGIILALAKDEAELKKILMEDPFYKHRLADFTITHFLTSQYHPDLESLLG, encoded by the coding sequence ATCGTAGATCTTAAATATATTGTTCCGCTAGGCGAGTTAGATGCGCATATGGAAGCGCATGTACAATATTTGAAGAAATACTATAAAAAAAACATTTTTGTAGCTTCGGGCAGAAAGGTGCCCCGAACCGGTGGAATCATTTTGGCCCTGGCTAAAGATGAGGCTGAATTGAAAAAAATCCTGATGGAGGATCCCTTTTATAAACACCGTTTGGCTGATTTCACGATTACACATTTCCTAACTTCACAGTACCATCCTGACCTGGAATCTCTTTTAGGCTAA
- a CDS encoding (Fe-S)-binding protein, with amino-acid sequence MEFKVPTMAELVAAGEEPEILFWVGCAGSYDERAQKITRDICKILHHVGIKYAVLGTEESCTGDPAKRAGNEFLFQMQAMTNIEVLNAYNIKKIVTGCPHCFNTIKNEYPGLGGTYEVIHHTQLIQDLINEGKLKAEGGESFKGKKITYHDPCYLGRGNGIYEAPRKALEVLDAQLVEMKRCKSNGLCCGAGGAQMFKEPEKGNKDINVERIDEALETNPQFIAAGCPFCMTMLSDGIKLKDKEQEVKVLDIAEITARANGL; translated from the coding sequence ATGGAATTTAAAGTCCCTACAATGGCCGAGTTAGTGGCCGCAGGTGAAGAACCGGAAATATTATTTTGGGTGGGCTGTGCCGGAAGTTACGATGAAAGAGCGCAGAAAATTACGCGCGATATCTGCAAGATCTTGCATCATGTAGGTATAAAATATGCGGTATTGGGAACTGAAGAAAGCTGCACTGGCGATCCTGCTAAAAGGGCAGGAAATGAGTTCCTTTTCCAGATGCAGGCCATGACCAATATTGAAGTATTGAATGCTTATAACATTAAAAAAATCGTGACCGGCTGTCCACATTGCTTTAATACCATTAAAAATGAGTATCCTGGTCTGGGTGGAACTTACGAAGTCATCCACCATACGCAATTGATCCAGGATTTAATTAACGAGGGTAAGTTAAAAGCTGAAGGCGGGGAAAGTTTTAAAGGTAAAAAAATCACTTATCACGATCCTTGTTATTTAGGCCGTGGAAACGGAATTTATGAGGCTCCAAGAAAAGCATTAGAAGTTTTAGATGCTCAACTGGTAGAAATGAAACGTTGCAAAAGCAATGGTTTATGCTGCGGTGCAGGTGGCGCTCAGATGTTTAAAGAACCTGAAAAAGGAAATAAAGATATCAATGTTGAACGTATTGATGAAGCACTTGAAACCAATCCACAATTCATTGCAGCGGGTTGCCCGTTCTGTATGACAATGCTGAGCGATGGCATTAAACTAAAAGATAAAGAACAGGAAGTTAAGGTATTAGATATTGCTGAGATTACAGCAAGGGCAAACGGCCTTTAA
- a CDS encoding AsmA family protein, which yields MKRWLKISLKILSVLVVLIILTWLAGAFYISRNKKEVLASILSQLNKNLNGQITATSMEPTLLKSFPGVSVSLNGVLLRDSLWNQHKHDLLKAQDIDVSLNVLSLIVGNINIKQIAINNASIYIYTDSTGYSNTSIFKSKPKTDKKSSPKSSALEVKKIDFNKVSLILDNKKRFKLFNFDIDQIQGRMDYPDSGWTGKIKLTTKVNSFAFNTRKGSFLKDKTLEGTLNARYSRDLDAVILNPEILKIGGHPFKIGAKIELDKSAFAISVAVDDILFRDVALLLSPNISSKLLKFGIEKPINIRGNIVDDGSGKYGDPLIKVGITVRDNVVSIPAGKLTACNFDGSFTNQDTVGGIIGDENSSIKFHKLTAKYFNAPLKIDTFTVNNLARPIATGLVTSQFPLSNLNNSLGTNDFEFKNGTANLRLYCKADIDNFRFTKPVVSGKIQIADADILYIPRKLHLVKSALNINFNQNDLSIQNGHFQLGKSELNVSCSIANFANLYYTAPEKILVNLKMSSPQLYLKEFLPFLGPRTAKKKSNGNKQVVSKELSNVLELSKMNIRLTVDKAIYDNFLAKNLDADISLRGGGIFFNKISVAHAGGQLSLNGNIMQETASNSFKISSKISHVSVKDFFYSFDNFGQNTITNKNLKGYLSALANISGKISHTGKILPRSINGKVVFNLNNAALVNFDPMVKVGKFAFANRNLSNVEIKNLDGTLNVRGDKVEISPMQVNSSALNFNVKGIYALGSGTNVEMDIPLRNPKGDENLTRSEKREARMRGIVLHLKAIDDEKGGIKIRWNKDHD from the coding sequence ATGAAGCGCTGGCTTAAAATCTCTTTAAAAATCTTATCCGTTTTAGTTGTACTAATTATATTAACCTGGCTGGCGGGTGCGTTTTACATTAGTCGCAACAAGAAAGAAGTGCTGGCTTCTATCCTCTCGCAACTCAATAAAAATTTAAACGGACAGATTACGGCCACCAGTATGGAACCTACGCTTCTAAAAAGCTTTCCGGGCGTTTCGGTATCCTTAAATGGCGTTCTATTAAGAGATAGCCTATGGAACCAACATAAACACGATCTTTTAAAAGCGCAGGATATAGATGTATCGCTAAATGTACTTTCGCTTATTGTGGGCAATATCAACATTAAACAGATTGCCATTAACAATGCATCTATTTACATCTACACCGATTCTACAGGCTACAGCAACACCAGTATTTTTAAAAGTAAACCTAAAACTGATAAAAAATCATCGCCAAAATCCTCCGCACTGGAAGTTAAAAAGATTGATTTTAACAAGGTGAGCTTGATATTAGACAATAAAAAAAGGTTTAAGCTATTCAATTTCGACATCGATCAGATCCAGGGCAGAATGGACTACCCTGATAGCGGCTGGACAGGTAAAATCAAGTTAACGACTAAGGTAAACAGTTTCGCTTTCAATACACGAAAAGGTAGCTTTTTGAAAGATAAAACCCTGGAAGGCACCTTAAACGCCCGTTACAGCCGGGATCTTGACGCAGTGATACTAAATCCCGAAATCTTAAAAATTGGTGGGCATCCTTTTAAAATCGGTGCTAAAATAGAATTAGATAAATCTGCTTTTGCTATTAGTGTAGCTGTAGATGATATTTTATTCAGAGATGTTGCTTTACTCCTATCGCCCAATATCTCTTCCAAACTCTTAAAGTTCGGGATAGAAAAACCAATCAATATCAGGGGAAATATTGTTGATGACGGATCAGGCAAATATGGAGATCCGTTGATTAAAGTAGGCATAACGGTGAGAGACAATGTGGTTTCTATTCCGGCAGGTAAATTAACGGCTTGTAATTTCGATGGTTCCTTTACCAACCAGGATACCGTTGGCGGTATTATTGGTGATGAAAACTCATCTATCAAGTTCCATAAGCTTACTGCGAAATATTTTAATGCGCCGCTTAAGATCGATACATTCACGGTAAATAATTTAGCCCGTCCAATTGCCACCGGATTGGTAACCTCGCAGTTCCCCCTATCTAATTTAAACAATTCATTAGGTACGAACGATTTTGAATTTAAAAACGGAACAGCCAATTTAAGATTATACTGCAAGGCTGATATTGACAACTTCAGGTTTACAAAGCCAGTTGTTTCGGGTAAAATACAGATTGCCGATGCAGACATTCTTTACATTCCCAGGAAGCTACACCTGGTAAAGAGTGCCTTAAACATCAATTTTAACCAGAACGATTTATCGATCCAGAACGGGCATTTCCAATTGGGCAAAAGCGAACTTAATGTAAGCTGTAGCATCGCCAATTTTGCCAACCTGTATTATACTGCTCCCGAAAAAATATTGGTGAACTTAAAAATGTCGAGTCCTCAACTCTACCTAAAAGAATTTTTACCTTTCTTAGGACCAAGAACAGCAAAGAAAAAATCGAATGGAAACAAACAAGTAGTTTCCAAAGAGCTGAGTAATGTGCTGGAACTTTCTAAAATGAATATCCGTTTAACGGTTGATAAAGCCATTTATGATAATTTCCTGGCTAAAAACCTTGATGCCGACATTTCTTTGCGGGGAGGGGGTATATTTTTCAACAAAATAAGCGTGGCACATGCCGGCGGTCAGTTATCGCTAAACGGAAATATTATGCAGGAAACGGCTTCAAATAGTTTTAAGATCAGCTCAAAGATCAGCCATGTAAGTGTGAAAGATTTCTTTTATTCGTTTGACAATTTCGGACAGAATACCATTACCAATAAAAATTTAAAAGGTTATTTATCAGCGTTGGCTAACATTTCCGGAAAAATATCGCACACAGGAAAAATTCTTCCACGATCAATAAACGGGAAAGTGGTGTTCAATCTGAACAATGCCGCACTCGTTAATTTCGATCCGATGGTTAAGGTTGGAAAATTTGCTTTTGCCAACAGGAACCTGTCAAACGTAGAAATCAAAAACCTTGATGGAACACTAAACGTGCGTGGCGATAAAGTAGAAA
- a CDS encoding GNAT family N-acetyltransferase, whose protein sequence is MNKELISYFLENDLEGAALLMKANIPVEMLDHPGSLRYGLKQFEDSDYLPWSARAIILAEEDQMIGLVRFHSKPNPEYLKEYATNAVELGYRIIKDYRKKGYATEAATAVMNWANINFGVENFIASVSPENKDSLKLISSLGFKKISEVMDDIDGLEYVFLRNIIDHL, encoded by the coding sequence ATGAATAAGGAATTGATATCCTATTTCCTGGAAAATGATTTAGAAGGGGCAGCACTTTTAATGAAAGCTAATATTCCTGTAGAAATGTTGGATCATCCAGGTAGTTTGCGATATGGCTTAAAGCAATTTGAAGATTCAGATTATTTGCCATGGTCGGCAAGGGCAATTATATTAGCTGAAGAAGATCAAATGATAGGATTGGTGAGGTTCCATAGTAAGCCAAATCCTGAATATTTAAAAGAATATGCTACAAACGCAGTTGAATTAGGCTATCGCATTATTAAAGACTACCGGAAAAAGGGTTATGCAACAGAAGCTGCTACGGCTGTAATGAACTGGGCAAACATAAATTTTGGAGTTGAAAATTTTATAGCCAGTGTTTCGCCGGAAAATAAAGATTCGCTTAAACTTATTTCTAGCTTAGGATTTAAAAAGATTAGTGAGGTAATGGATGATATAGATGGCCTGGAGTATGTTTTTCTAAGGAATATTATTGACCATTTATAG